A region from the Vicia villosa cultivar HV-30 ecotype Madison, WI linkage group LG3, Vvil1.0, whole genome shotgun sequence genome encodes:
- the LOC131659098 gene encoding secreted RxLR effector protein 161-like codes for MGDSNPASSHVETNLKLEKHGEEDKVNVTLFKKIIKSLRYVCNNRPDIGFVVGLVSRYTSKPSVSHMDAGRRILRYIKGSIDYGILFRQDSEREEVTITCFSDDDWYGDKEDRRSTTRYFFQVFAAPISWCSKKQPVVALSSREAEYIAGSYAVCDAIWIRSALEEMEVKVKNPLVLQIDNKSASNQAKNPVLHGRSKHIEGRFHFLREKVNRGELEVRHCTSEA; via the coding sequence ATGGGTGATTCGAATCCTGCATCCTCACATGTCGAAACAAACTTGAAgttggagaagcatggagaggaagACAAAGTTAATGTAACTTTGTTCAAGAAAATTATCAAATCTCTGAGATATGTGTGCAACAATCGACCTGATATAGGTTTTGTAGTCGGATTAGTGAGCAGATACACGAGTAAACCAAGTGTGTCACACATGGATGCTGGAAGAAGAATTCTAAGATACATAAAAGGATCGATAGATTATGGAATTCTATTTCGACAAGACTCTGAAAGAGAAGAAGTAACAATTACTTGCTTTTCAGATGATGATTGGTATGGAGATAAAgaagatcgaagaagcacaactagatatttctttcaagtatttgctGCCCCAATttcatggtgttcgaagaaacaaCCCGTGGTGGCATTATCATCGCGTGAAGCTGAATATATAGCAGGATCTTATGCTGTATGTGATGCAATTTGGATCAGATCAGCACTTGAAGAAATGGAGGTTAAAGTGAAGAATCCTCTTGTGTTGCAAATCGATAATAAGTCAGCCTCAAATCAGGCAAAGAATCCAGTTctgcatggaaggagtaagcatatCGAAGGTAGATTTCACTTTTTGAGGGAAAAGGTAAatcgaggtgaacttgaagttaggCATTGCACGAGTGAAGCATAG